CTTGTCATGGTTGCTGCTGAAATTCATCGGTTTTCTGAACAATTCCCTTGGTCAGTGGTTTAACTGCGATCTGCATACCGCTTTCTTTTCCATAGGATTCTACCCGTTTATACACTCGATCAACCATGCTTTCTGTCGTCATAATTAGGGTATCCTCTCCCAAAAGTGCCTTAAGAATGCATTTGTCAATGACTCCATAGGTAAAATCAAGCCGTATATTTTCATAAAATGCCATTTGTTTCGCACGGGTTCCCATTGCTCCGACAGATAATTTTGGTTTAGAGGTAAACCATGCCGCCAATGATTCCTGATTATCCTTATCGACATTGCAGATCGTTATCACTCCAGGGCTGACCGGGCTGCAGGTTTTCTGGAACAAAGTTTCGATGATATGCATCATGTCCAGCACCGTCCGGGGTTTCTTTTGAGGCATTGGAAAACCACGTATTTTCAGCTCGGTATATAGTTCAAGGAGGGTGGGCAGGGAAAGATGCGCCTTTCGCACGCATTCCGGATTGCCAAATGCCACTTCGGGAATATCTTCCCGCAGGATTTTTCCCTCAAGCATCAGTATGGCACGATCAGCCCACGGGTAGACAAGTTCGACATCATGAGTGGATATAATGATTGTTTTTCCTCCGTGATGCAGTTCATCCAGCAGTTCCATTATATCTTCCGAACCGGAGGGATCCAGGCCGGTTGTAGGTTCGTCAAACACAAGCACGTCGGGATCCATCGCAAGCACCCCGGCAATTGCCACTCGCTTCTTTTCCCCGCCCGAAAGCTGATAGGGGGGACGACGTTCAAATCCTTCCAGCCCGACATGGTGCAGGGCTAAAGTGACTGCTTCCTTAACTTCGCGTTCATGATAACCGAGATTGGTCGGCCCGAATGCAACATCCTGGTAAACCGTAGGTGCAATGATCTGCCGGTCCGGGTTCTGGAGAACAAAACCGACACGTTTGCGCAGAATCCGCAAGGATGATTTATCATACCGGATTGGTTCATTGTCAAAGAGCAATATTCCTGAGTCGGGGCGGATCATCCCGTTAAGCATCGCGAGGAGTGTTGATTTACCTGCACCGTTGGGTCCGACAAGTGCGATCTTCTCCCTTTTTTTAACATGAAAACTGATCCCGCAGATCGCCTCCATGCCACGGGGGTAACGATACCGGATATCCCGTGCTTCAAGGATGATGCTGCTCATGCTATACGTCCTATATCAGGGTGATATCCCTTGAAAAAATCACAACCGCCAATGATAATGAAAAAAAAACAATAACGGCAATCAGCGGTATACGCTCAACTGGCCGGGTCTCTCCCAGCAGTGCAAATTTCCCGTCATAACAGCGTGCATCCATGGCCCGTATCAGGTCTTCTCCTGCGTCCCAGCTCGCAATGAATGCAGCACCGCACATGGATGCAAAAGAGTGGATGGATTCACGCCATGTTGAATAGCCAAGGCGCATCACCTGCGCATTGTGGATCTGCCGTACCTGGTTAATAAGAATGAAGATGGTCCGGTAGATTATCATGGCAAGATCGATCACAAAATCCGGGACCCTGCACCTCCTCATCACGATGAAGAGATCGGTCATGGGAGTGGTGAGCGCAATGAAACAGACTGCTGACATACCCCCAATCACACGACAGAGGATAAAAAAACCATCATTGATACTCCCGCGGCTGACGGATAGCGAGAGATATGGCAGGGGGCTCCAACTCCAGTACACATGGTCCCCGCCCGAGATCAGAACGATGACAGCAGCACTAAAGATGGCAAACCATAACGGGACAATGAATAGTTCCGCATAGGTCTTCAAATCAACCTTTGCAAGCAGGATCACTGCAGCGGATAACATGAGAGCGATGATGAGCGGGGCAGGATATCCTGATGAAATCAGACAGAGAAAGATCCCCAGAAGACCGGCTGCCAGCTTGACAGAGGTGTTTACTTCCCGGAGGCCGTTTTTCTGGGCGATATCTTCCAGCAGCTCATCAAACATGGATCTATATCTTCCGCTGTGCCGATTAGGCTTTCTTCTTCTGCCCCATCCAGAAACCAAATACCCCGCCCACAAAAATACCCCCGACAGCGGCCTGCAGGGCAAACAGGCAGGCTTCGATCTCCCCGCTTGGCGGCTCCCACTGGGGGATTAGGGGGGCGAAATCATCAACGGATTTTCCGGATAATTCTGCGATAAGTCCCGAACCCACGTTATCTGAACCGGCAAATTCTGCGCCTTTTATGACTGAACTTGTATACAGGAACAGAAGGCAGAATGCGATGATCGCACCTGCAGTGAGGATCTCCAGCATGTACCGGTGTGCCATCATGCATCTCCCCGTGCAGCATTGATCTGGGCGTCAGAGAAGATCTTCAGCCGCACCAATATGTCGGGTTTGAGGGCTATGATGTACTTGAAGACCAGTGCAAGGACGATCCCTTCGACGATCGCAAGCGGCACCTGTGTCACCGCAAATATCCCCATGAACAAAACAAACGAGCTGCCAACACCGCCAATCTCAGCGGGATACGCAAGCGCAAGCTCAAGGGAGGTTGTCACATACGTAAACATATCGGCAAGTGCAGTTGCGAGAAAAACCGTCAGGTATATATTGACCGTTGTATCCCTGAGCGCCCGGTATACGATATAGCCGACAACCGGGCCGACAATGCCCATCGAGAAAATATTTGCGCCGAGCACCGAGAGCCCGCCATGAGCCAGAAAGAGGCTCTGGAACAGTAGCACAATAGCGCATATCACCGAGGTGATCCATGGCCCGAAACAGATTGCGGAGAGACCGGTCCCTGTCGGGTGGGAGCAGCTCCCGGTAACAGATGGAAGTTTCAACGATG
Above is a genomic segment from Methanoregula sp. containing:
- a CDS encoding energy-coupling factor ABC transporter substrate-binding protein, giving the protein MMAHRYMLEILTAGAIIAFCLLFLYTSSVIKGAEFAGSDNVGSGLIAELSGKSVDDFAPLIPQWEPPSGEIEACLFALQAAVGGIFVGGVFGFWMGQKKKA
- a CDS encoding ATP-binding cassette domain-containing protein is translated as MSSIILEARDIRYRYPRGMEAICGISFHVKKREKIALVGPNGAGKSTLLAMLNGMIRPDSGILLFDNEPIRYDKSSLRILRKRVGFVLQNPDRQIIAPTVYQDVAFGPTNLGYHEREVKEAVTLALHHVGLEGFERRPPYQLSGGEKKRVAIAGVLAMDPDVLVFDEPTTGLDPSGSEDIMELLDELHHGGKTIIISTHDVELVYPWADRAILMLEGKILREDIPEVAFGNPECVRKAHLSLPTLLELYTELKIRGFPMPQKKPRTVLDMMHIIETLFQKTCSPVSPGVITICNVDKDNQESLAAWFTSKPKLSVGAMGTRAKQMAFYENIRLDFTYGVIDKCILKALLGEDTLIMTTESMVDRVYKRVESYGKESGMQIAVKPLTKGIVQKTDEFQQQP
- a CDS encoding energy-coupling factor ABC transporter permease, which gives rise to MHIMEGFLPWQWCIVWWLIALPCLAFGVHNLKKVMDEDREALPLLGVTGGFIFILSSLKLPSVTGSCSHPTGTGLSAICFGPWITSVICAIVLLFQSLFLAHGGLSVLGANIFSMGIVGPVVGYIVYRALRDTTVNIYLTVFLATALADMFTYVTTSLELALAYPAEIGGVGSSFVLFMGIFAVTQVPLAIVEGIVLALVFKYIIALKPDILVRLKIFSDAQINAARGDA
- the cbiQ gene encoding cobalt ECF transporter T component CbiQ, which gives rise to MFDELLEDIAQKNGLREVNTSVKLAAGLLGIFLCLISSGYPAPLIIALMLSAAVILLAKVDLKTYAELFIVPLWFAIFSAAVIVLISGGDHVYWSWSPLPYLSLSVSRGSINDGFFILCRVIGGMSAVCFIALTTPMTDLFIVMRRCRVPDFVIDLAMIIYRTIFILINQVRQIHNAQVMRLGYSTWRESIHSFASMCGAAFIASWDAGEDLIRAMDARCYDGKFALLGETRPVERIPLIAVIVFFSLSLAVVIFSRDITLI